One window of Branchiostoma lanceolatum isolate klBraLanc5 chromosome 6, klBraLanc5.hap2, whole genome shotgun sequence genomic DNA carries:
- the LOC136437447 gene encoding ethanolamine-phosphate cytidylyltransferase-like, giving the protein MADGGERNRGEQEERGNRRPLRVWVDGCFDMVHFGHANALRQAKKMGDYLIVGVHSDEEISKHKGPPVMTEEERYKMVRAVKWVDEVVEAAPYVTTIETLDKYNCDYCVHGDDITMTADGHDTYSEVKNGGRYKECKRTAGVSTTDLVGRMLLLTKTHHDRENEARLPRDKVEELRENPQARSPWTGVSQFLPTTQKIAQFAEGGSGPEPGDRIVYVSGAFDLFHVGHLDFLQRARQEGDYLIVGLHTDPVVNDYKGSNHPIMNIHERTLCVLACRYVSEVVIGAPYTVSEELMEHFNIDVVIHGRTAIIPDPEGHDPYKVPKALGKYKQIDSGNDMTTTKIIERIIRNRLHFEARNKAKEEKEMRVFEALQKQVKSGQELIEESS; this is encoded by the exons ATGGCTGACGGCGGAGAACGGAACCGTGGGGAGCAAGAAGAGAGAGGCAACCGGCGGCCGCTTCGTGTTTGGGTGGACGGGTGTTTCGACATGGTCCACTTCGGGCACGCGAACGCCCTCCGTCAGGCCAAGAAGATGGGAGACTACCTCATCGTCGGTGTCCACTCGGACGAAGAGATTAGCAAACATAAAGGCCCACCCGTCATGACGGAAGAAGAGAGGTACAAGATGGTCCGAGCCGTCAAATGGGTGGATGAG GTTGTTGAAGCGGCCCCATATGTCACCACCATTGAAACCCTAGACAAGTACAACTGTGACTACTGCGTCCACGGCGATGACATCACCATGACAGCCGACGGCCACGACACGTACTCCGAGGTCAAGAACGGCGGGCGCTACAAGGAGTGCAAGCGGACGGCGGGGGTTTCTACCACCGACCTGGTTGGTCGGATGCTGCTGCTGACGAAGACTCACCACGACCGCGAGAACGAGGCTCGTCTGCCGCGGGACAAAGTCGAGGAGCTGCGGGAAAACCCGCAGGCGCGCAGCCCGTGGACGGGCGTGTCCCAGTTCCTCCCGACGACGCAGAAGATTGCGCAGTTCGCTGAGGGAGGGAGCGGGCCGGAGCCCGGCGACCGCATCGTGTACGTGTCGGGGGCGTTCGACCTCTTCCACGTCGGCCATCTTGATTTCCTGCAGCGGGCGCGCCAGGAGGGCGACTACCTCATCGTGGGTCTCCACACCGATCCCGTGGTGAACGACTACAAGGGGTCCAACCATCCCATCATGAATATCCACGAGCGTACGCTCTGCGTGCTCGCCTGTAGGTACGTCTCGGAGGTGGTGATCGGCGCCCCCTACACGGTCTCCGAAGAGCTGATGGAGCACTTCAACATCGACGTCGTCATTCACGGTCGCACCGCCATCATCCCCGACCCCGAGGGTCACGACCCGTACAAGGTCCCGAAGGCCCTGGGAAAGTACAAGCAGATCGACAGCGGCAACGACATGACCACGACCAAGATCATCGAGCGAATCATCCGCAACAGGCTGCACTTCGAAGCGCGCAACAAGGCTAAAGAAGAGAAGGAGATGCGAGTGTTCGAAGctctgcaaaaacaagtcaaGTCCGGCCAAGAGTTGATCGAAGAATCATCGTAA